In Gemmatimonadota bacterium, a single genomic region encodes these proteins:
- a CDS encoding FG-GAP-like repeat-containing protein codes for MRVFLLLLIAVPVWALTSDQEEVEAHYRRGVKSMDQSQHKQAVQAFRRCLELDASHYDARVRLAEIYLRQPMLGRAADVLHQAIKIEPDRVEARLVLAEVLATEGRFFDSRQEIQQVLLTDPDGIPADARMKVGYLLGIAGGMLPNLEEAKRQFEKVLEVNPDHVGASFQLGIVELRLGQFSKAAERFASITPHYPQHFEAQYQLGVAHLRSQDYRKAIPALKEALKIRPGSLEAKWALKLAYDREGGYPEDLEERYRLRLFHEDFGVSLPLFTDIASRVGVAKVDGGRGSAWGDYDNDGDLDIFALGHYAPQALYRNNGDGNFTDVAVQAGLADMPGGFASLFADYDNDGDLDLYVTRDGWFGKKSNSLYRNNGDGTFTDVTASAGAGDSGSSFGAAWGDYNNDGALDLYIANGVVGDASPNVLYHNNGDGSFTNVAAQAGVADTRSAIGTAFGDYDKDGYLDLYVVNHTEPNVLYHNNGDGTFTDVSERAGVASRRKGFVTFFLDYDNDADLDLFFSSMADFTDYIQSQVDGETGPDAYYSTPVLYRNNGDGTFADVTIQAGLNKAFGSMGANFGDIDQDGYQDLYLANGGPEMGRLEPDALYRNNGDGTFTDVTAATAVVEQVGKGHGVTLADYDGDGDLDIYVPVGGAFIGDQWVNRLYRNEGNSNTWLVVKTVGTQSNRDGIGAAVTVRAGSLLLYAEVSGGCGFGSTNSLPLEFGLGSNKRVDLLEIRWPSGVVQRFENLQVNQVLTVTEGEEL; via the coding sequence ATGCGGGTTTTCTTGTTGTTGCTGATCGCGGTTCCGGTCTGGGCTCTAACTTCGGATCAGGAAGAGGTCGAGGCGCATTATCGGCGCGGAGTCAAATCTATGGATCAGAGCCAGCACAAGCAGGCGGTCCAGGCATTCCGGCGCTGTCTGGAACTCGACGCCTCCCACTACGATGCCCGCGTGCGGCTGGCAGAGATATATCTGCGGCAGCCGATGTTGGGGCGAGCGGCCGATGTGCTCCACCAGGCAATCAAGATCGAGCCGGATCGGGTCGAAGCCCGTCTTGTGCTTGCGGAGGTTCTGGCGACTGAGGGGCGGTTCTTCGACTCCCGACAGGAGATCCAGCAGGTGCTTTTGACCGATCCAGACGGTATCCCTGCGGATGCACGGATGAAGGTTGGCTACCTCCTGGGGATCGCGGGAGGGATGCTTCCCAACCTGGAGGAGGCCAAGAGGCAATTTGAGAAGGTGCTGGAAGTGAATCCCGATCATGTAGGCGCTTCCTTTCAGCTGGGTATCGTCGAACTCAGACTCGGTCAATTTTCTAAAGCCGCAGAGCGCTTCGCATCAATTACCCCGCATTATCCCCAACATTTTGAAGCCCAATATCAACTCGGGGTTGCCCATCTCCGAAGCCAGGATTACCGCAAGGCTATTCCCGCTTTGAAAGAGGCCCTTAAAATCAGGCCGGGCAGCCTGGAGGCCAAATGGGCCCTTAAACTCGCCTACGATCGGGAAGGCGGATATCCAGAGGATTTGGAGGAGAGATATAGACTCAGGCTTTTCCACGAGGATTTCGGAGTTTCTCTCCCTCTGTTTACCGATATCGCTTCCCGGGTGGGAGTCGCGAAGGTGGATGGCGGACGAGGCAGTGCCTGGGGAGACTATGACAACGATGGGGACCTGGATATTTTCGCCCTGGGACATTATGCGCCTCAGGCTCTCTATCGAAACAACGGAGATGGCAACTTCACTGATGTGGCTGTCCAGGCGGGATTGGCCGATATGCCGGGCGGTTTCGCGTCTCTGTTTGCCGACTACGATAACGACGGGGACCTGGATCTCTACGTAACTCGGGACGGCTGGTTTGGTAAGAAGTCGAATTCGCTCTATCGGAACAATGGGGATGGAACCTTCACCGATGTGACGGCGAGTGCTGGCGCAGGAGATTCCGGGTCGAGCTTTGGCGCTGCCTGGGGGGATTACAACAATGACGGGGCTCTCGACCTTTACATCGCCAACGGTGTGGTCGGAGATGCGTCACCCAACGTGCTCTATCACAACAATGGCGACGGCAGTTTCACCAATGTTGCCGCTCAAGCAGGTGTTGCAGACACCCGATCAGCTATCGGGACAGCCTTTGGAGATTACGATAAAGATGGTTACCTGGATCTGTATGTCGTCAATCATACGGAGCCCAATGTCCTTTATCACAACAATGGGGATGGGACCTTTACAGATGTGAGCGAGCGAGCCGGAGTCGCCTCAAGACGGAAGGGATTTGTGACGTTTTTTTTGGACTATGACAACGATGCGGATCTCGATCTTTTCTTTTCATCTATGGCCGATTTCACCGATTATATCCAGAGTCAGGTTGACGGAGAAACAGGTCCGGACGCTTATTATAGCACGCCTGTGCTCTACCGCAATAACGGGGATGGAACCTTTGCGGATGTGACTATCCAGGCGGGGCTGAACAAGGCCTTCGGGTCGATGGGGGCCAACTTTGGCGATATTGACCAGGATGGATATCAGGACCTCTATCTGGCCAACGGGGGCCCGGAGATGGGGCGGTTAGAACCCGATGCCCTTTACCGCAACAACGGGGATGGGACCTTTACGGATGTGACCGCGGCTACCGCCGTAGTCGAACAGGTCGGAAAGGGGCATGGTGTGACCCTTGCAGATTATGATGGTGACGGTGATTTGGATATTTACGTCCCTGTTGGGGGGGCGTTCATAGGGGATCAATGGGTGAATCGCTTATATCGCAACGAAGGGAATTCCAACACCTGGCTGGTGGTTAAAACGGTTGGAACTCAGAGCAACCGGGATGGAATTGGGGCGGCGGTGACCGTGCGTGCGGGGTCGCTGTTATTGTACGCAGAGGTCAGCGGGGGATGCGGCTTCGGATCTACGAATAGCCTTCCGCTGGAGTTCGGGTTGGGGTCCAACAAGCGCGTGGACCTTCTGGAGATTCGATGGCCGAGCGGTGTGGTTCAACGATTTGAGAATCTCCAGGTAAATCAGGTCCTCACGGTGACGGAAGGAGAGGAATTGTGA
- the ugpC gene encoding sn-glycerol-3-phosphate ABC transporter ATP-binding protein UgpC, translated as MASVTLKRVRKVFDKAVVAVEDVDLQVEDGEFVVLVGPSGCGKSTILRMIAGLEEVTRGEIYIGGVLANNLLPKDRDIAMVFQNYALYPHMTVYQNMAFGLKLRKYRKEEIDARVREAADILGIGDLLGRKPKALSGGQRQRVAVGRAIVRKPKVFLFDEPLSNLDAGLRVQMRTEISKLHMHLDATMIYVTHDQVEAMTMGDRIVAMREGRIQQIGSPIDLYRHPVNRFVAGFIGSPSMNFLEGRLIRNEGVAFSSGAICFPIPERCVGCLQAYIGRDLVLGIRPEHIIEASAPYGPRERGEVRASVEVVEPMGNETYLYLRAEDARFVARIYTDWIPAVGETVHLAFNLTEMHFFDKETGVALISNGRDG; from the coding sequence ATGGCGAGCGTGACTCTGAAGCGTGTGCGAAAGGTGTTCGACAAAGCAGTAGTGGCAGTGGAGGATGTCGATCTCCAGGTGGAAGATGGAGAGTTTGTGGTCCTGGTAGGTCCATCCGGATGCGGGAAGTCGACAATCCTCCGGATGATCGCCGGCCTGGAAGAGGTGACCAGAGGAGAGATCTATATCGGGGGGGTCCTGGCAAACAATCTCCTGCCCAAAGATCGGGATATTGCTATGGTCTTCCAGAATTACGCCCTCTACCCCCACATGACCGTTTACCAGAATATGGCCTTCGGGTTGAAGCTGCGGAAATACCGGAAGGAGGAGATCGACGCCCGGGTACGGGAGGCGGCAGATATTCTGGGAATCGGCGACCTGCTTGGCCGGAAGCCGAAGGCGCTGTCGGGTGGACAGCGACAGCGCGTGGCGGTAGGGCGGGCTATCGTTCGGAAACCGAAGGTCTTTCTGTTCGACGAGCCGCTGTCGAACCTGGATGCCGGGCTGCGCGTCCAGATGCGCACAGAGATCAGCAAGCTGCATATGCATCTGGACGCGACGATGATCTATGTCACCCACGATCAGGTCGAGGCGATGACGATGGGGGACCGGATTGTAGCAATGCGAGAGGGACGAATCCAGCAGATTGGTTCCCCTATCGATCTCTATCGGCATCCGGTCAACCGGTTTGTGGCCGGTTTTATCGGCAGCCCATCGATGAATTTTCTGGAGGGCAGGCTGATTCGAAACGAGGGTGTGGCCTTTTCCAGCGGTGCCATCTGCTTCCCCATTCCAGAGCGATGTGTCGGTTGCCTGCAAGCCTATATCGGCCGGGATCTGGTACTGGGCATCAGGCCGGAACATATTATCGAGGCGTCTGCACCCTACGGACCCCGGGAACGAGGGGAGGTCCGCGCCAGCGTTGAGGTGGTAGAACCGATGGGAAACGAGACCTATCTCTACCTGAGGGCGGAAGATGCGCGGTTTGTCGCCCGTATCTATACGGATTGGATTCCGGCAGTCGGTGAAACGGTTCACCTGGCGTTCAATCTGACCGAAATGCACTTTTTCGACAAGGAGACGGGAGTAGCCCTGATTTCGAACGGAAGGGATGGCTGA
- a CDS encoding carbohydrate ABC transporter permease yields MLAMVQRFFRSAVCHFVLLGLCIVALVPLYFMVVSALKEQMAFFQDPVGLPSSPVLDNFAVVFGQSKFARWILNSAVLTIASVGLTLGISCFAAYAFARIPFTGRHVLFRLTSALMAVPVIAMIVPLFVFMVKVGLVNTYPAAIAVYCGFMLPYTTFFLTGFFSRLPQGIFDAALIDGCSHGLLLRKFVLPLSLPAIATLAVVNALWVWNELLISLVLLQADDMRTLMVGITVFRDRFGVNVPVTMAGLLVAVFPMLLLYLSGLRYFVSGLMVGSLKGE; encoded by the coding sequence ATGCTCGCGATGGTCCAAAGATTTTTTCGGTCGGCCGTGTGCCACTTTGTTCTTCTCGGGCTGTGCATCGTGGCCCTCGTCCCCCTCTACTTTATGGTGGTTTCTGCTCTTAAAGAGCAGATGGCGTTTTTCCAGGATCCGGTGGGATTGCCCTCTTCGCCTGTGCTGGACAATTTTGCCGTTGTCTTTGGCCAGTCGAAATTTGCGCGGTGGATTTTGAACAGCGCTGTTCTCACAATCGCGTCGGTCGGTTTGACGCTCGGTATCTCGTGCTTTGCAGCTTATGCCTTCGCCCGGATCCCTTTCACGGGTCGGCACGTGCTCTTCCGGCTGACCTCGGCGCTGATGGCCGTTCCGGTCATCGCCATGATCGTGCCGCTGTTTGTCTTTATGGTGAAGGTCGGCCTGGTGAACACCTATCCGGCGGCCATTGCGGTGTATTGCGGGTTTATGTTGCCCTATACCACGTTTTTTTTGACTGGCTTCTTCAGCCGGTTGCCCCAGGGGATATTCGACGCAGCCCTGATCGATGGGTGTTCGCACGGGTTGCTGTTGCGCAAATTCGTGCTGCCGCTGTCTCTTCCGGCGATCGCCACCCTGGCCGTCGTCAACGCGCTGTGGGTCTGGAATGAGTTGCTCATCTCCCTGGTGCTCCTGCAGGCCGACGATATGCGCACGCTTATGGTGGGGATCACTGTTTTTCGGGATCGATTCGGCGTCAATGTGCCGGTGACGATGGCGGGATTGCTCGTAGCCGTTTTTCCGATGCTTCTTTTGTACCTCAGTGGTCTGCGCTATTTTGTTTCCGGCCTGATGGTCGGTTCGCTCAAAGGTGAATGA
- a CDS encoding sugar ABC transporter permease, producing the protein MIQWSNRAGYTFLVPALAILAFVYAYPMAKVIEFSLRHRGTGVWTALDNYQRLLGDPIFWQALWNNVGLFFLIPILVVLSLVFSSLLYERIRGWQVYRFFIFLPYMIPVVVTGIAFGYILQYRGLVNRVLDFAGLGGLRQDWLGDPQLAFFTVGGVIVWRELGLGIVLFLARLMQVPGELYESARIDGAGWWQTLYYITVPQLSTVILFYTSVMMIQLFSWVFNYIFVLTRGGPGFTTYVSEFYIYQRAFSYDEIGVASACSFVVVLLVAVGLTGLFSLLRRVEIFE; encoded by the coding sequence ATGATACAGTGGTCAAATCGTGCGGGGTACACCTTTCTCGTTCCCGCCCTTGCCATTCTCGCCTTCGTGTATGCATACCCTATGGCAAAGGTTATCGAATTCAGCCTGCGGCATAGAGGGACCGGTGTGTGGACGGCGCTGGACAACTACCAGCGCTTGCTGGGCGATCCGATCTTCTGGCAGGCGTTGTGGAACAATGTTGGGTTGTTCTTTCTAATACCGATTCTCGTTGTTCTGTCTCTGGTTTTTTCGTCTCTTCTGTACGAGCGGATCAGAGGCTGGCAGGTGTACAGGTTTTTCATCTTTCTCCCGTACATGATACCGGTTGTGGTTACCGGCATCGCGTTTGGTTATATCCTTCAGTATCGCGGTCTGGTCAACAGGGTCCTCGATTTCGCCGGACTGGGCGGACTGCGCCAGGATTGGCTGGGAGATCCTCAGCTCGCTTTTTTTACCGTAGGGGGTGTGATCGTCTGGCGGGAATTGGGGTTGGGCATAGTCCTTTTCCTGGCCCGCCTGATGCAGGTTCCGGGCGAACTCTACGAAAGTGCGCGTATCGATGGGGCGGGCTGGTGGCAGACGCTTTATTACATCACGGTTCCGCAGCTGAGTACGGTGATTCTGTTTTACACGAGTGTTATGATGATTCAGCTATTTAGCTGGGTATTCAATTATATCTTTGTACTGACCCGGGGCGGGCCCGGCTTCACCACTTACGTGAGTGAATTTTATATCTACCAGCGGGCTTTCAGCTACGACGAGATCGGCGTTGCCTCCGCCTGTTCGTTTGTCGTGGTGTTGCTCGTCGCTGTGGGCCTGACCGGCCTTTTCAGCCTGCTGCGCCGGGTGGAAATCTTCGAGTAG
- a CDS encoding extracellular solute-binding protein, with translation MSNGGVTRREFLARSGRATADLAGLSLVVWLTPGSVRAAPGVHLTVWWWGEQETPGLQQWVRETVHRYKAVHPGVEIATVLQATESLYPSFASAGQARQGPDIQYMWGGVSTMQFVWRGYVHPISDLLSKDDLEPVFPDSLRETAFQGKIYGLPWYALPFLLVYSKPAFARAGLDPDHPPRTWDAFLSAADRLRAAGFVPWGYGVKGLSGIGNFSSLFILQELDDSIDILKAATGEVPFIDPLYSGWLHRVEEMIRKGVFNRDVSSLEYYQAQNLFLAGEAAMAVAGQTKVSYFSKMLGEENVGVMLPPRFGSGRLAGRMPNTAQQLLVTSWSDYKEEAADLLCYFHTPERLDRMHALSGAIPPDGRFDRSRLVRSQDRTIAAWMESESMTNYQNYWPPQMDRENLFPAVQSLFAGALSADRAAGQVDEFLNRWRDSNVDMVEELTTWASETR, from the coding sequence GTGAGTAATGGAGGAGTGACACGGCGGGAGTTCCTTGCAAGGAGCGGTCGAGCAACTGCCGACTTGGCAGGTCTGTCTCTGGTTGTCTGGCTGACGCCCGGCAGTGTCCGGGCCGCACCGGGGGTTCATCTCACCGTCTGGTGGTGGGGCGAACAGGAGACGCCGGGTCTGCAGCAGTGGGTGCGAGAGACCGTTCACCGATACAAGGCGGTGCATCCGGGCGTTGAGATTGCAACCGTGCTGCAGGCTACGGAATCGCTCTATCCGTCATTCGCCTCCGCCGGACAGGCCCGACAGGGCCCCGATATTCAGTATATGTGGGGTGGGGTATCCACGATGCAGTTCGTCTGGCGGGGGTATGTACATCCGATCAGCGACCTGCTGAGCAAGGACGACCTGGAGCCTGTTTTTCCCGACAGTCTGCGAGAGACCGCCTTTCAGGGGAAAATCTACGGGCTTCCCTGGTATGCGCTTCCCTTCCTGCTCGTTTACAGCAAGCCAGCTTTTGCCCGGGCGGGCCTGGATCCCGATCATCCGCCTCGCACCTGGGATGCGTTCCTGTCGGCAGCAGATCGCCTGCGGGCTGCCGGTTTTGTGCCGTGGGGATATGGTGTGAAGGGTCTGAGCGGTATTGGAAATTTTAGCAGCCTCTTCATTTTGCAAGAATTGGACGATTCTATCGATATTCTCAAGGCCGCTACCGGCGAGGTTCCGTTTATCGATCCTCTGTATTCAGGCTGGCTACACCGCGTGGAGGAGATGATTCGAAAGGGCGTTTTCAACCGGGATGTCTCTTCGCTGGAATACTATCAGGCTCAAAACCTGTTTCTGGCTGGAGAAGCGGCGATGGCCGTTGCTGGCCAGACCAAGGTGAGTTACTTCAGCAAGATGCTGGGAGAGGAGAACGTGGGTGTCATGCTGCCTCCCAGGTTCGGGAGCGGCAGGCTGGCGGGTAGGATGCCGAATACGGCACAGCAGTTGCTTGTGACTTCGTGGTCGGATTACAAGGAAGAAGCGGCCGATCTGCTTTGTTACTTTCATACCCCTGAACGACTGGATAGGATGCATGCCCTGTCGGGAGCAATTCCACCCGACGGGCGCTTTGATCGCAGCAGGCTTGTGCGGTCGCAGGATCGCACAATTGCCGCGTGGATGGAGAGCGAGAGCATGACGAATTACCAGAACTACTGGCCGCCTCAGATGGATCGGGAAAATCTTTTTCCGGCGGTGCAGTCCCTGTTCGCCGGAGCACTATCTGCAGATCGGGCTGCAGGGCAGGTGGACGAGTTCCTCAACCGGTGGCGGGATTCGAACGTGGATATGGTTGAAGAACTCACGACCTGGGCTTCTGAGACCAGGTAG
- a CDS encoding Gfo/Idh/MocA family oxidoreductase, protein MAKTLKVAVVGMGHGRSHVRVFNEYIDQTEVVMVCDVVEERARSAAEEHGIGKWTTRYADVLAEKDVDLVALCTPCHLHGQHTLAALDHWKHVMVEVPMENQSLETLWKIVYMSERRNLKVQMDNQLRWMAPTVHMKRLIEQGKLGEIYYVETEYVHDIEGITIRQDGSPTFRWGLGELAQGSISAGGGLYAVDNAYWLMGEQFVEVFGYGNKKNMPYRQVYDHEVALFKTASGAIARCVCSKGPKRPTIEYAAVYGTKGTLETSGRVPPPPDGPGVYGCFVDEDPNYSRGVYGWMYTMSVKQEDEASKEQSEHGMVKIEVPPLIVDEDISRRVGHGGTEYLADLDLVNAILEDYQPPCNVYESARSCAGAICAVQSIYEGRPVQVPDIVDRSDAVKRFGPLPTAHQNSDEL, encoded by the coding sequence ATGGCAAAGACATTGAAGGTTGCTGTGGTCGGGATGGGCCATGGAAGGTCACACGTTCGGGTGTTCAACGAGTACATCGACCAGACGGAAGTGGTGATGGTCTGCGACGTCGTTGAGGAGCGGGCCAGGTCCGCAGCAGAGGAACACGGCATTGGCAAGTGGACCACTCGATACGCCGATGTACTCGCCGAAAAGGATGTGGACCTGGTGGCCCTCTGCACACCCTGCCACTTGCACGGGCAGCACACCCTGGCAGCACTGGACCACTGGAAGCACGTTATGGTTGAGGTGCCAATGGAGAACCAGTCCCTGGAGACGCTCTGGAAGATTGTGTATATGTCTGAAAGGCGCAATCTGAAGGTCCAGATGGACAATCAGCTCCGGTGGATGGCACCTACGGTGCATATGAAGCGGTTGATCGAACAGGGGAAGCTTGGAGAAATCTACTATGTAGAGACGGAATATGTCCATGACATTGAGGGAATTACCATCCGGCAGGATGGTTCTCCGACCTTCCGATGGGGGTTGGGAGAACTGGCTCAGGGATCGATCAGCGCCGGCGGTGGTCTGTACGCCGTGGATAATGCGTACTGGTTGATGGGAGAACAATTCGTCGAGGTGTTCGGGTACGGGAACAAGAAGAATATGCCCTATCGACAGGTGTACGATCACGAAGTAGCGCTTTTCAAAACGGCGAGCGGTGCAATTGCCCGATGCGTCTGTTCAAAGGGGCCAAAGCGGCCCACGATAGAGTATGCCGCCGTGTACGGGACGAAGGGCACGCTGGAGACCTCTGGCCGTGTGCCCCCTCCTCCCGATGGACCGGGTGTCTATGGTTGCTTTGTCGACGAAGATCCGAATTATAGCAGGGGCGTTTATGGGTGGATGTACACGATGTCCGTCAAACAGGAGGATGAGGCTTCAAAGGAGCAGTCGGAACACGGGATGGTGAAAATCGAAGTGCCGCCGCTGATTGTGGATGAGGATATCTCCAGGAGGGTGGGCCACGGCGGCACAGAGTACCTGGCCGACCTCGATCTGGTGAATGCCATCCTGGAGGACTATCAGCCGCCGTGCAACGTCTATGAGAGCGCCCGGTCCTGCGCCGGGGCGATCTGTGCGGTGCAGTCGATCTACGAGGGCAGGCCGGTCCAGGTGCCGGATATCGTGGATAGAAGCGACGCCGTCAAGCGATTTGGACCGCTACCGACTGCACACCAGAACTCAGACGAGCTATAA
- a CDS encoding RraA family protein: MDFEEIKRRLSLLDTACICDANKDLRAVDSAIRPITTGLKLIGRAHTVTCHEDFLTVVKALRDAEQDEVLVIDSQGSRRALTGELFPTEAMRKQLAGVVIDGPCRDTAKIRTLPIPYYARSIYPVAGTTSKIFETQIPISCGGVIVHPGDILFGDDDGVVVATTAELSKAIPIAEDIQKKEGLLLTKMEEGVSLLDMLNFEEHSAKVGAGKESELKFIV, from the coding sequence ATGGATTTTGAAGAGATCAAGCGGCGTCTGTCCCTTCTCGATACCGCGTGCATATGTGATGCCAATAAGGACCTCAGGGCTGTCGATTCTGCCATTCGTCCAATCACCACTGGCCTCAAGCTCATCGGACGTGCACACACTGTGACCTGCCACGAAGACTTTCTTACGGTCGTCAAAGCGCTGAGAGACGCCGAGCAGGATGAGGTTCTTGTCATCGATTCCCAGGGCAGTCGCAGGGCGCTGACGGGCGAATTGTTTCCGACTGAGGCCATGCGCAAGCAACTGGCTGGCGTCGTCATCGACGGTCCCTGCCGGGATACGGCAAAGATACGCACCTTACCTATTCCGTATTATGCCCGTTCAATCTATCCCGTTGCCGGTACCACTTCCAAGATATTCGAGACACAAATACCAATCTCGTGTGGAGGCGTGATCGTGCATCCGGGTGATATTCTTTTCGGCGACGACGATGGTGTTGTTGTGGCAACCACCGCTGAATTGTCAAAGGCTATTCCGATTGCCGAGGATATCCAGAAAAAGGAAGGGCTGTTGCTCACAAAGATGGAAGAGGGGGTGAGCCTGCTTGACATGTTGAATTTTGAGGAACATTCTGCGAAGGTGGGTGCTGGAAAAGAGAGCGAGTTGAAGTTTATCGTTTGA
- a CDS encoding phytanoyl-CoA dioxygenase family protein, whose protein sequence is MSILSTGDRTFWEENGYVVIPNAVPPDQVKAAEQKVWDFLGMSPDHPESWYPNPPRASIMVEMYQDQTLWNNRQNPRVYRAFAEIFGTKKLWVSIDRASMNPPERDDWKYSGRFHWDTSLDLPIEFWVQGVLYLTDTAPNQGAFSCVPGFHRKIKAWLKDLPPDADPRQQDIESLGVRSIPGRAGDLIIWHSALPHGSSPNTADLPRVAQYITMYPAQEEDEEARDHRIEAWRDRLAGLVIEVTGKRWELRKEKEHELGLTAKLSPLGRTLLGLDLWEDN, encoded by the coding sequence ATGTCCATCTTAAGCACAGGAGACCGAACCTTTTGGGAAGAGAACGGTTATGTTGTTATTCCCAATGCCGTTCCCCCAGATCAGGTCAAAGCAGCCGAACAAAAAGTCTGGGATTTTCTGGGGATGAGTCCCGATCATCCAGAAAGCTGGTACCCGAATCCTCCCCGCGCGAGTATTATGGTCGAAATGTACCAGGATCAGACCCTCTGGAACAACCGCCAGAATCCCCGCGTCTATCGGGCGTTCGCCGAGATTTTTGGGACGAAGAAGCTGTGGGTTAGCATCGATAGAGCCAGTATGAATCCACCGGAACGGGACGACTGGAAATACTCCGGCAGGTTCCATTGGGATACGTCGTTGGATTTGCCGATCGAATTTTGGGTACAGGGTGTGCTCTATCTAACGGATACTGCCCCCAACCAGGGGGCGTTCTCCTGTGTGCCCGGCTTTCACCGAAAGATCAAGGCGTGGCTGAAGGACCTGCCGCCGGATGCCGACCCCCGGCAGCAGGATATCGAAAGTCTGGGCGTGCGGTCAATTCCAGGCAGGGCGGGAGATCTCATTATCTGGCACAGTGCGTTGCCTCATGGAAGCAGTCCAAATACGGCCGATCTTCCGAGAGTAGCGCAATACATCACTATGTATCCCGCTCAAGAAGAAGATGAAGAAGCACGGGACCATCGGATTGAGGCCTGGCGAGATCGCCTGGCGGGTCTGGTTATCGAAGTAACCGGTAAGCGCTGGGAACTCCGGAAAGAAAAGGAACACGAACTTGGCCTGACAGCAAAATTGTCTCCCCTGGGACGAACACTATTAGGTCTTGATCTATGGGAAGACAATTGA
- a CDS encoding M20/M25/M40 family metallo-hydrolase, producing the protein MAEDTLKQIFEYVDQHFDDHLAATQRYLRQPSISTENLGIQKCAEMTAEMLRDLGADARLVPLKGGHPVVYGHLMSSNSDRTLLVYGMYDVQPVDPLEAWDSPPFEARIVDGRIIARGAINTKGPLMAFIHAVHSIQAVTGDVPVNLIFLIDGEEELGSRHLPQFIEQYTDELKTADAMYYHLPLETVKGHPQVSLGFKGIAYFELAVKTLPTDAHSMVGPVVNSPVWRLIWALNSMRGADDRIVIDGFYENVRLPTEDDERLLTDLLDIWGPRAFKEMYGITEFREGLDGLDLVREAIFAPGLNIDGFLSGYTGPGPKAIVPASAMCKIDIRLVPDMTVQEILDKVRAHLDRHGYGDIELRFVTGYDPARTSPKEHIAQAAVRALRRLDAEPGVVPILPGTAPQVLFSEPPLNMPFVMSGLGHGWLLHAPNEYFEVEGLRACEKSAVALLYEFADA; encoded by the coding sequence ATGGCAGAGGATACACTTAAACAGATTTTCGAATATGTTGATCAACATTTCGACGATCATCTGGCAGCTACGCAACGCTATCTTCGCCAACCCAGCATCTCAACGGAGAATTTGGGGATACAGAAGTGTGCCGAAATGACCGCAGAGATGCTGCGAGACCTGGGTGCAGACGCGAGGCTGGTCCCTCTGAAAGGCGGTCATCCCGTAGTGTACGGCCATTTGATGTCCAGCAATAGCGATCGCACCCTTCTGGTCTATGGCATGTATGACGTCCAACCGGTAGATCCGCTGGAGGCCTGGGATTCGCCGCCCTTTGAGGCCAGGATTGTGGATGGCCGTATCATTGCCCGAGGTGCCATAAACACCAAGGGACCGCTGATGGCTTTTATTCACGCCGTCCATTCTATTCAGGCTGTCACGGGTGATGTGCCCGTCAACCTCATTTTTCTCATAGACGGTGAGGAGGAATTGGGCAGTCGGCATCTGCCTCAGTTTATTGAGCAGTACACAGATGAGTTGAAGACGGCCGATGCGATGTACTACCATCTCCCATTGGAGACCGTTAAAGGCCATCCGCAGGTAAGTCTGGGGTTCAAAGGCATTGCCTATTTTGAGCTGGCAGTCAAAACACTGCCGACTGATGCGCATTCCATGGTCGGGCCTGTGGTCAACAGCCCGGTGTGGCGACTGATCTGGGCACTTAATTCTATGCGCGGGGCCGACGATCGAATTGTGATTGATGGTTTTTATGAGAATGTACGGCTTCCCACTGAGGATGATGAGCGCCTGCTCACCGATCTGCTCGATATCTGGGGCCCTCGTGCCTTCAAGGAGATGTACGGTATTACGGAATTCCGTGAAGGGCTTGATGGCCTGGATCTTGTCAGAGAAGCGATTTTTGCGCCTGGCCTGAATATCGACGGCTTTCTGTCCGGCTACACTGGGCCCGGACCCAAGGCGATTGTGCCTGCTTCGGCGATGTGCAAGATAGACATCCGGCTGGTGCCGGATATGACTGTCCAGGAGATTTTGGACAAGGTACGCGCCCACCTGGACCGGCATGGGTATGGCGACATCGAACTGAGATTTGTGACCGGATACGATCCGGCCAGGACATCGCCGAAAGAGCATATCGCGCAAGCCGCTGTCAGAGCCCTCAGAAGATTAGACGCCGAGCCTGGAGTTGTGCCTATATTACCTGGAACGGCTCCGCAAGTGTTGTTCAGCGAGCCCCCGTTGAACATGCCCTTTGTGATGTCGGGACTCGGTCACGGCTGGTTATTGCACGCCCCTAACGAGTATTTCGAAGTGGAGGGCCTGCGGGCATGCGAAAAGTCGGCGGTTGCGCTTCTGTATGAATTTGCAGATGCTTGA